The Nocardioides pantholopis genome window below encodes:
- a CDS encoding solute symporter family protein: MDDQLLTSLLFLAVVALTVGITFWASRQTSGTADFYAGGRGFSGVQNGLAIGGDYMSAASFLGISGAIALSGYDGFLYSIGFLVAWLVALLLVAEMLRNSGRYTMADQLAFRMRQRPVRMAAATSTVVVSIFYLLAQMVGAGALVSLLLGVDDQAIKNLTIVAVGALMIFYVTVGGMKGTTWVQIVKAVLLMAGSALIVVLVLLKFDFNLSDLLGTAASNSGAGSAFLEPGLRYGATTTSKIDFLSLGIALVLGTAGLPHILIRFYTVPTSRDARKSVLWAIGLIGVFYLFTLVLGFGAAALLDTSTLDAAGNLASPRLAEEVGGGAGSTGGAILLALIAAVAFATILAVVAGLTLTSSASVAHDIYNNVIKKGTATEQQEIRMTRIAAGAIGAVSILLAIPAQNLNIAFLVALAFAVAASANLPAIVYNMFWRRFNTRGAVWSIYGGLISSVGLVLFSPVVSGKGEDATGKNLSLLPTSIDISWFPLENPGIVSIPLGFFFGWLGSITSKEPTAEDRYTELEVRALTGAGAEQAVKH, encoded by the coding sequence ATGGACGACCAGCTGCTCACCTCCCTGCTCTTCCTCGCCGTCGTCGCGCTGACCGTCGGGATCACGTTCTGGGCCAGTCGGCAGACCTCCGGCACTGCCGACTTCTATGCCGGCGGACGCGGGTTCTCCGGCGTCCAGAACGGCCTCGCGATCGGCGGCGACTACATGTCCGCCGCATCCTTCCTCGGCATCTCCGGCGCCATCGCCCTGAGCGGGTACGACGGCTTCCTGTACTCGATCGGCTTCCTCGTCGCCTGGCTGGTGGCGCTGCTGCTGGTCGCGGAGATGCTGCGCAACTCCGGGCGCTACACGATGGCCGACCAGCTGGCGTTCCGGATGCGCCAGCGCCCGGTCCGGATGGCGGCGGCGACCTCGACCGTGGTGGTCTCGATCTTCTACCTGCTGGCCCAGATGGTCGGTGCCGGCGCGCTGGTCAGCCTGCTGCTCGGGGTCGACGACCAGGCGATCAAGAACCTCACGATCGTCGCCGTCGGCGCGCTGATGATCTTCTACGTCACCGTCGGCGGGATGAAGGGCACCACCTGGGTGCAGATCGTCAAGGCAGTGCTGCTGATGGCCGGCTCCGCGCTGATCGTGGTGCTGGTGCTGCTGAAGTTCGACTTCAACCTCTCCGACCTGCTGGGCACCGCCGCCTCCAACTCCGGGGCCGGCTCGGCGTTCCTCGAGCCCGGGCTGCGGTACGGCGCGACGACGACCAGCAAGATCGACTTCCTCAGCCTCGGCATCGCGCTGGTCCTCGGCACCGCCGGGCTGCCGCACATCCTGATCCGCTTCTACACGGTCCCGACCTCGCGGGACGCGCGGAAGTCGGTGCTGTGGGCGATCGGCCTGATCGGCGTCTTCTACCTGTTCACGCTGGTGCTGGGCTTCGGGGCCGCGGCGCTGCTGGACACCAGCACCCTGGACGCGGCCGGCAACCTGGCCTCGCCGCGGCTCGCCGAGGAGGTCGGCGGCGGCGCCGGCTCGACCGGAGGCGCGATCCTGCTCGCGCTGATCGCGGCGGTGGCGTTCGCGACGATCCTCGCGGTGGTCGCGGGCCTGACCCTGACGTCGTCGGCGTCGGTGGCCCACGACATCTACAACAACGTGATCAAGAAGGGCACCGCGACCGAGCAGCAGGAGATCCGGATGACCCGGATCGCGGCCGGCGCGATCGGCGCCGTCTCGATCCTGCTGGCGATTCCGGCGCAGAACCTCAACATCGCGTTCCTCGTGGCCCTGGCCTTCGCGGTCGCGGCCTCGGCGAACCTGCCGGCGATCGTCTACAACATGTTCTGGCGCCGCTTCAACACCCGCGGCGCGGTGTGGAGCATCTACGGCGGCCTGATCTCCTCGGTGGGCCTGGTGCTCTTCTCGCCGGTCGTCTCGGGCAAGGGCGAGGACGCGACCGGGAAGAACCTGTCCCTGCTGCCCACGAGCATCGACATCTCGTGGTTCCCGCTGGAGAACCCCGGCATCGTCTCGATCCCGCTCGGGTTCTTCTTCGGCTGGCTGGGGTCGATCACCTCCAAGGAGCCGACCGCCGAGGACCGCTACACCGAGCTCGAGGTCCGCGCCCTGACCGGCGCGGGCGCCGAGCAGGCGGTCAAGCACTGA
- a CDS encoding DUF485 domain-containing protein, which yields MSTQESDPAARHDPVYDELHERAEFTELRRRYRGFVFPATVAFLVWYLLYVVMSNWAGDFMSTKVIGNINVALVFGLLQFLTTFLLAWAYSRFSTARLDPLARELDAAYEEGKR from the coding sequence GTGAGCACCCAAGAGAGCGATCCGGCCGCACGTCACGATCCGGTCTACGACGAGCTCCACGAGCGGGCCGAGTTCACCGAGCTGCGCCGCCGCTACCGCGGCTTCGTGTTCCCGGCGACCGTCGCGTTCCTGGTCTGGTACCTGCTCTACGTCGTCATGTCGAACTGGGCCGGCGACTTCATGAGCACCAAGGTCATCGGCAACATCAACGTCGCCCTGGTCTTCGGGCTCCTTCAGTTCCTGACCACGTTCCTGCTCGCGTGGGCCTACAGCCGGTTCTCCACGGCTCGCCTCGACCCGCTGGCCCGCGAGCTCGACGCGGCCTACGAGGAGGGGAAGCGCTGA